A stretch of the Corvus moneduloides isolate bCorMon1 chromosome 8, bCorMon1.pri, whole genome shotgun sequence genome encodes the following:
- the SLC29A3 gene encoding equilibrative nucleoside transporter 3 isoform X1 — protein sequence MLCVFCSSTMHPVAGSFASDQEPLLEDPVGSRYSQQKPSDRWHGAYLIFFLLGIGSLLPWNFFITAKHYWRYKLQNCSDEPGPVGEAASDLQDYFESYISIASTVPSVLCLIGNFLLVNKVPASVRILSSLFVMLAVFLVITVLVKVDTSAWTTCFFALTIGCVAVVSSASTIFSSSIFGLSSCFPMRNLQALISGQAMGGTVSAVASVIDLAAAADVTDSALAYFLTADIFIVICIMVYLLLPRLEYSRYYLSSQKESPSLVSVPPDSSVEDEAVPGGTVNSSFLTRSAGIPPLRPILQKTALLGFCLFYVFFISIIIFPSLSSNIESVSKSSGSPWSTKYFTPLTCFLLYNFADWCGRQVTAWIQVPGPRSKLLPALVLLRSIFLPLFILSNYQPRAHIQTVVFNQDIYPVVFTALLGLSNGYLGTLVMVYGPKIVPKELAEAAGVVMTFYLVLGLALGSACAIFVVHLM from the exons ATGCTGTGTGTCTTT TGTTCCAGCACGATGCACCCGGTAGCTGGCAGCTTTGCCTCGGACCAGGAGCCCCTGCTGGAGGATCCCGTGGGGAGCAGGTACAGCCAGCAGAAGCCAAGTGACCGCTGGCATGGGGCCTACCTTATATTTTTCCTCCTGGGCATTgggtccctcctgccctggaatTTCTTCATCACGGCCAAACACTACTGGAGGTATAAGCTGCAGAACTGCTCAGATGAGCCGGGCCCAGTGGGGGAGGCAGCCTCAGACCTGCAG GACTATTTTGAGAGTTACATCTCCATTGCTTCCACCGTGCCGTCAGTGCTGTGCCTGATTGGAAACTTCTTGCTTGTCAACAA GGTTCCTGCCAGTGTCCGGATCCTGTCCTCCCTCTTTGTCATGCTGGCTGTTTTCCTGGTGATCACAGTGCTGGTGAAGGTGGATACGTCTGCCTGGACGACGTGTTTCTTCGCCCTCACCATCGGCTGTGTGGCTGTGGTCAGCAGTGCCTCCACCATCTTTTCCAGCAGCATCTTTGGcctgagcagctgcttcccCATGAGGAACCTGCAGGCTCTGATCTCAG GCCAGGCCATGGGTGGCACCGTCAGTGCCGTGGCCTCTGTGATAGACCTGGCAGCCGCGGCTGATGTCACCGACAGCGCCTTGGCCTATTTCCTCACTGCCGACATCTTCATCGTCATCTGCATCATGGTGTacctgctcctccccaggctggAGTACTCCAG GTATTACCTGAGCAGCCAGAAGGAGAGCCCCTCTCTGGTCTCTGTGCCCCCCGACAGCTCTGTGGAGGATGAAGCAGTGCCAGGAGGCACCGTGAATTCCTCCTTCCTCACAAGAAGCGCTGGCATCCCCCCACTCCGCCCCATCCTGCAGAAGACTGCCCTCCTCGGCTTCTGCCTCTTCTATGTCTTCTTCATCTCCATCAtcatcttcccttccctctcctccaacATCGAGTCTGTCAGCAAGTCCTCAGGAAGCCCATGGAGCACCAAGTATTTCACACCACTCACGTGTTTCCTCCTATACAATTTTGCTGACTGGTGTGGGAGGCAGGTCACTGCCTGGATCCAGGTGCCCGGCCCCAGGAGCAAACTGCTGCCTGCCCTCGTCCTCCTCAGATCcatcttcctccctctcttcatCCTCAGCAACTACCAGCCCCGGGCTCATATCCAGACCGTGGTGTTCAACCAGGACATCTACCCTGTGGTTTTCACggcactgctggggctcagCAATGGCTACCTGGGCACACTGGTCATGGTCTATGGCCCCAAAATTGTGCCAAAAGAGCTGGCTGAGGCAGCAGGGGTGGTGATGACATTTTACCTCGTGCTGGGACTGGCTCTGGGATCTGCCTGTGCTATTTTTGTGGTGCACCTCATGTAG
- the SLC29A3 gene encoding equilibrative nucleoside transporter 3 isoform X2, with protein MHPVAGSFASDQEPLLEDPVGSRYSQQKPSDRWHGAYLIFFLLGIGSLLPWNFFITAKHYWRYKLQNCSDEPGPVGEAASDLQDYFESYISIASTVPSVLCLIGNFLLVNKVPASVRILSSLFVMLAVFLVITVLVKVDTSAWTTCFFALTIGCVAVVSSASTIFSSSIFGLSSCFPMRNLQALISGQAMGGTVSAVASVIDLAAAADVTDSALAYFLTADIFIVICIMVYLLLPRLEYSRYYLSSQKESPSLVSVPPDSSVEDEAVPGGTVNSSFLTRSAGIPPLRPILQKTALLGFCLFYVFFISIIIFPSLSSNIESVSKSSGSPWSTKYFTPLTCFLLYNFADWCGRQVTAWIQVPGPRSKLLPALVLLRSIFLPLFILSNYQPRAHIQTVVFNQDIYPVVFTALLGLSNGYLGTLVMVYGPKIVPKELAEAAGVVMTFYLVLGLALGSACAIFVVHLM; from the exons ATGCACCCGGTAGCTGGCAGCTTTGCCTCGGACCAGGAGCCCCTGCTGGAGGATCCCGTGGGGAGCAGGTACAGCCAGCAGAAGCCAAGTGACCGCTGGCATGGGGCCTACCTTATATTTTTCCTCCTGGGCATTgggtccctcctgccctggaatTTCTTCATCACGGCCAAACACTACTGGAGGTATAAGCTGCAGAACTGCTCAGATGAGCCGGGCCCAGTGGGGGAGGCAGCCTCAGACCTGCAG GACTATTTTGAGAGTTACATCTCCATTGCTTCCACCGTGCCGTCAGTGCTGTGCCTGATTGGAAACTTCTTGCTTGTCAACAA GGTTCCTGCCAGTGTCCGGATCCTGTCCTCCCTCTTTGTCATGCTGGCTGTTTTCCTGGTGATCACAGTGCTGGTGAAGGTGGATACGTCTGCCTGGACGACGTGTTTCTTCGCCCTCACCATCGGCTGTGTGGCTGTGGTCAGCAGTGCCTCCACCATCTTTTCCAGCAGCATCTTTGGcctgagcagctgcttcccCATGAGGAACCTGCAGGCTCTGATCTCAG GCCAGGCCATGGGTGGCACCGTCAGTGCCGTGGCCTCTGTGATAGACCTGGCAGCCGCGGCTGATGTCACCGACAGCGCCTTGGCCTATTTCCTCACTGCCGACATCTTCATCGTCATCTGCATCATGGTGTacctgctcctccccaggctggAGTACTCCAG GTATTACCTGAGCAGCCAGAAGGAGAGCCCCTCTCTGGTCTCTGTGCCCCCCGACAGCTCTGTGGAGGATGAAGCAGTGCCAGGAGGCACCGTGAATTCCTCCTTCCTCACAAGAAGCGCTGGCATCCCCCCACTCCGCCCCATCCTGCAGAAGACTGCCCTCCTCGGCTTCTGCCTCTTCTATGTCTTCTTCATCTCCATCAtcatcttcccttccctctcctccaacATCGAGTCTGTCAGCAAGTCCTCAGGAAGCCCATGGAGCACCAAGTATTTCACACCACTCACGTGTTTCCTCCTATACAATTTTGCTGACTGGTGTGGGAGGCAGGTCACTGCCTGGATCCAGGTGCCCGGCCCCAGGAGCAAACTGCTGCCTGCCCTCGTCCTCCTCAGATCcatcttcctccctctcttcatCCTCAGCAACTACCAGCCCCGGGCTCATATCCAGACCGTGGTGTTCAACCAGGACATCTACCCTGTGGTTTTCACggcactgctggggctcagCAATGGCTACCTGGGCACACTGGTCATGGTCTATGGCCCCAAAATTGTGCCAAAAGAGCTGGCTGAGGCAGCAGGGGTGGTGATGACATTTTACCTCGTGCTGGGACTGGCTCTGGGATCTGCCTGTGCTATTTTTGTGGTGCACCTCATGTAG